DNA from Halobaculum sp. XH14:
TGGCGTCGGCCGCCAGCCCGTACACCGTCTCGGTCGGGTAGACGACGAGACCGCCGGCGCTGATCGCCGCCGCGGCCGACTCGACGTCCGAGTCGGCGGCGGATTCGTCCTCCTGGCCGGCCGGATCGGAGTCGGGGTCGGTCATCTACAGGTCGTCGATGCGGGCCTCGACCTCGGCGTAGTCAGGGAAGTCGGGCCACTCGCTCGCGACCCACGCGTACTCGACCGTCCGCTCCTCGTCGAGCAGGAACACCGCCGGTCGGTGCTCGGTGACGCCCGCCATCCCGTCGAGGTCGTGTTCGATGCCGTACTCCGCCGCCACGCCGGCTCCGGGATCGGAGAACAGCCGGTAGTCAATCCCGCGCTCGGCCGTGAACGTCTTGTGCTCGTACGGCGAGGAGATGGAGAGGCCGACGACGGTCGGACCGTCGCTTCCGGCACCGTCGTCCGCCCCCCGACCCCACCCGCGGTCCCGGATCTCGTTCCAGACGTACGTCGCCGGGAACGCGCCGTCCATCGGGAAGGCGACGAGTGCGACCGGCCCCTCGGCGGTCAGCTCCGAGAGCGACGTGTCGGTCCAGTACTCCTCGGAGACGAGCGGTCGGGTGAAGTCCGGCGCGGTGTCGCCCACCTCGGGGTGGTCGGTCTCCGGTAGCTGCACGACCTCGAAGTCGGGCATCAGTCGGCACCTCCGGCGGCGCCGGCCGCGCCGGACGCGGCCGCCCCGTCGCCGTACGTGTTCTCGAGGTACTCGACGATGTTCGCCGACTCGGACATCGTGACGCCGGTCGTCTCGTCGACGATGGCCGGGACGGTGCGCTTGTTCGTGAGCCGAGCGACGGCGTTCCGGTCCGAGTGCATCGGTTCGACGAACCGGGAGGCGTACGCGAGGTCGAACTCGTCCAGTTTGTTGACGACCCGCTCACAGTACGGGCACGCCTGGAGCCGATACAGCGTGATGGCCGGTTCCTCCGACATGGGTGACCTGTAGGGGCGGGTGGGCCTAACGTCTTCGCCCGAGGAAACGTGGGACAGCGGACTCAGACCGGTGCATCCGGGAGGACAACGCTTAATTCAGGGGGACGACAAAGCCTCGTATCGTATGGGTTTGTCGACGGAATACGCCTCTCTAGTGGCTCACGCGCTCCTCCAGGGGAGCGGGATCATCGGGTCGTTCCCGATCAACGATACGACGATCACCATCGGCGGAGCGATCGCCATCGTCATCCTCATCGCGCTCTCCGGGTTCTTCTCCTCCTCGGAGATCGCGATGTTCTCGCTCGCCAACCACCGCGTCGACCACCTCGTCGAGAGCGGGAAGCGCGGCGCGCGGACCGTCAAGAGCCTGAAGGAGGACCCCCACCGCCTGCTCGTGACCATCCTGGTGGGCAACAACATCGTCAACATCGCGATGTCCTCGCTCGCGACCGCAATCGTCGGCATCTACTTCGACCCCGGCCCGGCCGTCCTCATCTCGACGTTCGGGATCACGTCGCTAGTGCTCCTGTTCGGCGAGTCGGCACCGAAGAGCTACGCCGTCGAGAACACCGAGTCCTGGGCGCTCCGCATCTCGCGCCCGCTGCAGTACTCCGAGTACGTCCTCCTGCCGCTTGTCGTCACCTTCGATTACCTCACGCGGCTCGTGAACAAGGTCACCGGCGGGCGCTCGGCCATCGAGACCCAGTACGTCACCCGCGACGAGATCCAGGACATGATCCAGACCGGGGAGCGGGAGGGGGTCATCGAGGAGGACGAGCGCGAGATGCTCGACCGCATCTTCCGGTTCAACCGCACCATCGCCAAGGAGGTGATGACCCCGCGGCTCGACATCAACGCGGTCCCGAAGGACGCCACCCTCGACGAGGCGATCGAGACCTGCGTCCAGGCCGACCACGAGCGCGTCCCCGTCTACGAGGGGAACCTCGACAACATCGTCGGCGTCGTGAACGTCCGGGACCTCGTCCGGGCGCGCTACTACGGCGAGGGCGACCAGACGCTCGCCTCGGTCGTCCAGCCGACCCTGCACGTCCCCGAGTCGAAGAACGCCGACGAACTGCTGGAGGAGATGCAGGAGTCGCGGATGCAGATGGTCGTCGTCATCGACGAGTTCGGCACCACCGAGGGGATCCTCACGCTGGAGGACATGGTCGAGGAGATCGTCGGTGACATCCTCGAGGGCGACGAGACGGAGCCGTTCGAGTTCGTCGACGACCACACCGCGATGGTTCGGGGCGAGGTGAACATCGACGAGGTGAACGAGGTGCTCGGCATCGACCTCCCGGAGGGCGAGGAGTTCGAGACGCTCGCGGGCTTCGTGTTCAACCGCGCCGGCCGCCTCGTCGAGGAGGGCGAGGAGATCGAGTTCGGCAACGTTGCCATCCGCATCGAGCAGGTCGACAACACCCGCATCATGCTCGCCCGGGTCACCATCACCGAGGAGCCGGAGGAGGTCGGGACCGACGACGACCTCGACGCCGAAACCGGCTCCGAGCAGGAACTCGAGAACTGAGGACGGCCGGCCCGGCGACGTTCTCCGGGCCGTCGCTGCCGCCTACAGCACCGCATCCACGGCGACGAACGCGCCGTAGCCGACGCCGAACGCGAGCACGAGCGAGCCGACCCACGCGAGCACCGTGTACAGCATCTTCCGGGTGCTCACCCCCGCGCCGCCCGCGGCGTAGCCCGAGCCGACGATGGCGCTGACGATGATCTCGTTGAACGAGACGGGGATGCCGAACGCGACGGCGGTCTGGGCGATGGCGAAGCTCGGGATGAGCGCCGCGATCGACCGGCGCGGCCCGAGGCTGGAGTAGTCCTGCGCGAGCGCCTTGATCATCCGCGGCGCCCCCGTCCAGGAGCCGGCGAGCAGGCCGAGGCCGCCGCCGACCAGCACCGCGAGCAGCGGGACCGCCAGGTTCCCGTCGAGCAGCGGGACGAGCGGGCCGATGGCGAGTCCCACCTGCGAGCCGCCGGCCGAGAAGGCGACGAGGCCGCCGAGCACGAGCAGGAAGTGCCGCTGGCCCGCTTCCGGGTCGCGTGCGGTGTCGACGTGCAGCGCCACGGCCGCGAGCGCGGCGAGCGCGAGCGTGACGGCCACCCAGCCGGCGTCGACGCCCGCGAGGGTCGGGAGCGGGAGCCCCGCCGCGAGCACCCCCGCGATGGAGCCCTGCTCGCCGGGCGGGCCGAGGACGGTGAAGCCGACGTTGACGACGAGCGCGCCGACGACGCCGGCCAGCACGGAGGTGAGCGCGCGCTCGGGGATCGACTCGGCGCGGAGCAGCCTGGCCGTGACGTACGCCGCCCCGCCGCCGAGAAACGGCGTGGCGACCCAGAGCGCGGCGATCTCGCGGTACTTCGCCCACGCCGGGTCGCCGCCGAGCGCGAGGCCGACGCCGACGACCGCGCCGGTGACG
Protein-coding regions in this window:
- a CDS encoding inorganic phosphate transporter — protein: MVDPATLATLGVAGLASLFMAWAIGAGSSGSTPFAPAVGANAISVMRAGLVVGLLGFLGAVLQGANVTEAVGNDLIVGVSITATAAIVGLVTAAALVAVGVFAGYPIATAFTVTGAVVGVGLALGGDPAWAKYREIAALWVATPFLGGGAAYVTARLLRAESIPERALTSVLAGVVGALVVNVGFTVLGPPGEQGSIAGVLAAGLPLPTLAGVDAGWVAVTLALAALAAVALHVDTARDPEAGQRHFLLVLGGLVAFSAGGSQVGLAIGPLVPLLDGNLAVPLLAVLVGGGLGLLAGSWTGAPRMIKALAQDYSSLGPRRSIAALIPSFAIAQTAVAFGIPVSFNEIIVSAIVGSGYAAGGAGVSTRKMLYTVLAWVGSLVLAFGVGYGAFVAVDAVL
- a CDS encoding redoxin domain-containing protein → MPDFEVVQLPETDHPEVGDTAPDFTRPLVSEEYWTDTSLSELTAEGPVALVAFPMDGAFPATYVWNEIRDRGWGRGADDGAGSDGPTVVGLSISSPYEHKTFTAERGIDYRLFSDPGAGVAAEYGIEHDLDGMAGVTEHRPAVFLLDEERTVEYAWVASEWPDFPDYAEVEARIDDL
- a CDS encoding glutaredoxin family protein, whose protein sequence is MSEEPAITLYRLQACPYCERVVNKLDEFDLAYASRFVEPMHSDRNAVARLTNKRTVPAIVDETTGVTMSESANIVEYLENTYGDGAAASGAAGAAGGAD
- a CDS encoding hemolysin family protein, which produces MGLSTEYASLVAHALLQGSGIIGSFPINDTTITIGGAIAIVILIALSGFFSSSEIAMFSLANHRVDHLVESGKRGARTVKSLKEDPHRLLVTILVGNNIVNIAMSSLATAIVGIYFDPGPAVLISTFGITSLVLLFGESAPKSYAVENTESWALRISRPLQYSEYVLLPLVVTFDYLTRLVNKVTGGRSAIETQYVTRDEIQDMIQTGEREGVIEEDEREMLDRIFRFNRTIAKEVMTPRLDINAVPKDATLDEAIETCVQADHERVPVYEGNLDNIVGVVNVRDLVRARYYGEGDQTLASVVQPTLHVPESKNADELLEEMQESRMQMVVVIDEFGTTEGILTLEDMVEEIVGDILEGDETEPFEFVDDHTAMVRGEVNIDEVNEVLGIDLPEGEEFETLAGFVFNRAGRLVEEGEEIEFGNVAIRIEQVDNTRIMLARVTITEEPEEVGTDDDLDAETGSEQELEN